In a single window of the Deinococcus cellulosilyticus NBRC 106333 = KACC 11606 genome:
- the tatA gene encoding twin-arginine translocase TatA/TatE family subunit has product MSFGPLEIILVIVVLLLLFGGKKIPELMRGLGQGMKEFKKTQTDDPSEEKKKEV; this is encoded by the coding sequence ATGTCTTTCGGACCCCTAGAAATCATCCTGGTCATTGTCGTCCTGCTGCTGCTCTTCGGAGGGAAAAAGATTCCCGAGCTGATGCGGGGCCTCGGGCAGGGCATGAAGGAATTCAAGAAAACCCAGACCGATGATCCTTCTGAAGAGAAGAAAAAAGAAGTCTGA
- a CDS encoding DUF6636 domain-containing protein, with translation MKKWILLLFALTGWASAQTLEGFKTPSGNIYCLYYNNELRCDLLSTTTPKPPRPRDCELDWGNAFAMTVRGRAYRICHADSAMDPSYSVLQYGKTWKKGGYTCISLTSGLNCTNKDKHGWLLSKSRQVIF, from the coding sequence ATGAAAAAATGGATTCTGCTGCTTTTTGCGTTGACAGGGTGGGCTTCTGCCCAGACCCTCGAAGGGTTCAAGACCCCCTCTGGAAACATCTACTGCCTGTACTACAACAATGAGCTGCGATGTGACCTGCTTTCCACCACAACACCAAAACCCCCTAGACCCAGGGACTGTGAGCTGGACTGGGGAAACGCATTTGCCATGACCGTAAGGGGCAGGGCATACCGCATCTGCCATGCTGACAGTGCCATGGACCCCAGTTATTCTGTGCTGCAATACGGCAAGACCTGGAAAAAGGGAGGATACACCTGCATCTCACTGACCTCAGGCCTGAACTGTACCAACAAGGACAAACATGGCTGGCTGCTCTCAAAAAGCAGGCAGGTGATTTTTTAG
- the tsaB gene encoding tRNA (adenosine(37)-N6)-threonylcarbamoyltransferase complex dimerization subunit type 1 TsaB, whose protein sequence is MLTLALDTATPDLSLALVTPQGTFSYCERLERLHAQRIALETEQLFSHAGLPFRASRLVVGVGPGSYTGVRVAASYALGLARAWNAEVLGVSTLMAMAAAHEGRVGVTLDARRGNVYAGLYEVKEGQVVSTLIPDGKHPLVDFQAQVEAAGGTLLPNARVTGKMLALLADQHGVRDWKLHYL, encoded by the coding sequence GTGCTGACTTTAGCCCTTGATACTGCGACCCCGGATCTGAGCCTCGCCCTTGTCACTCCGCAGGGCACTTTTTCCTACTGTGAGCGCCTGGAGCGTCTGCATGCACAGCGCATTGCTCTGGAAACAGAGCAGCTGTTTTCTCATGCAGGTTTGCCTTTCAGGGCATCCCGTCTGGTGGTGGGGGTGGGTCCCGGTTCGTATACCGGAGTGCGGGTCGCTGCCAGTTATGCGCTGGGGCTCGCCAGAGCCTGGAACGCCGAAGTCCTGGGGGTCAGTACCCTGATGGCCATGGCCGCCGCCCATGAGGGTCGGGTGGGGGTCACCCTGGATGCCCGCAGAGGGAACGTCTATGCAGGTCTGTATGAAGTGAAAGAGGGCCAGGTGGTCTCCACCCTGATTCCAGATGGCAAACATCCTCTTGTGGATTTCCAGGCCCAGGTGGAGGCCGCTGGAGGGACACTGCTTCCGAATGCCCGTGTTACCGGGAAAATGCTGGCCCTTCTGGCAGACCAGCATGGCGTGCGAGACTGGAAATTGCATTACCTCTAG
- a CDS encoding D-alanine--D-alanine ligase family protein, translating into MKIRILLLAGGQSGEHEVSLNSAKSILSNLPEDRFEVTPVVITKHGKWLSLPESQQALTAGQAESGGEMLLSAASVAGEYNVVFPVLHGPMGEDGTVQGFLTLAGIPYVGSGVLGSAVCMDKIMTKQALAAAGIPQVPWVALSRSEWKKDPEQVIQKAESLGFPVFVKPANMGSSVGISKAKHADELQQALDLAFHYDRRVILEAMTREKPREVEVGILGNDDPQASVVGELSFDSDFYDYQTKYTDGLAQMHIPARIPEEVQRQIQECALKAFKALDCAGLARVDFFYLPESGELYLNELNTMPGFTRTSMYPKLWEASGVGYSELVTRLVELALEER; encoded by the coding sequence ATGAAGATCCGGATATTGCTGCTCGCCGGAGGCCAGTCTGGCGAGCATGAAGTGAGTTTGAACAGCGCCAAGAGCATTTTATCCAACCTCCCAGAAGACCGTTTTGAAGTCACCCCCGTGGTGATCACCAAGCATGGCAAGTGGCTGTCTCTTCCAGAAAGCCAGCAGGCCCTCACCGCAGGTCAGGCCGAAAGTGGAGGAGAGATGCTGCTCTCTGCAGCCAGTGTGGCTGGAGAATACAATGTGGTGTTCCCTGTGCTGCACGGTCCCATGGGAGAAGATGGCACGGTTCAGGGTTTCCTGACCCTCGCAGGCATCCCCTACGTGGGCAGTGGGGTGCTTGGGAGTGCCGTGTGCATGGACAAGATCATGACCAAGCAGGCCCTGGCCGCAGCAGGCATCCCCCAGGTGCCCTGGGTGGCCCTGTCCCGCAGTGAATGGAAGAAAGACCCTGAGCAGGTGATCCAGAAAGCGGAAAGCCTGGGTTTCCCGGTTTTTGTCAAACCTGCCAACATGGGCTCCAGTGTGGGCATCAGCAAGGCCAAGCACGCAGACGAGCTGCAGCAGGCGCTGGATCTGGCGTTCCATTATGACCGCCGGGTGATTCTGGAGGCCATGACCCGCGAAAAGCCCCGCGAGGTGGAGGTGGGCATCCTGGGCAACGATGACCCCCAGGCCAGTGTGGTGGGAGAGCTCTCTTTTGACAGCGACTTCTACGACTACCAGACCAAGTACACCGATGGCCTCGCCCAGATGCACATCCCTGCCCGCATTCCCGAAGAGGTGCAGCGCCAGATCCAGGAATGCGCCCTCAAAGCCTTCAAGGCACTGGATTGTGCAGGTCTGGCCCGCGTTGATTTCTTCTACCTGCCTGAAAGTGGAGAACTGTACCTCAACGAACTGAACACCATGCCCGGATTCACCCGCACCAGCATGTACCCCAAGCTCTGGGAGGCCAGTGGCGTTGGGTACAGCGAACTGGTCACCCGCCTGGTCGAACTTGCCCTTGAGGAGCGCTGA
- a CDS encoding NUDIX domain-containing protein: protein MDFICINRRGDVFVEFYRVPESEVSVFQPLTHALVVGKSAEGFLLMFNIWKQKWEVPGGYIDPGETPRQAAGRELLEETSQQAELHFAGIMKFQLQPDGRIEHGALFLADIQQLKPFTPNEEASKIHFWDRLEDIGDVDEIDQKLLDFYTL from the coding sequence ATGGATTTCATCTGCATCAACCGACGTGGCGATGTATTTGTAGAGTTTTATCGTGTTCCCGAAAGTGAAGTTTCAGTTTTTCAGCCTTTGACCCACGCCCTGGTGGTGGGAAAATCTGCAGAGGGTTTCCTGTTGATGTTCAACATCTGGAAGCAGAAATGGGAGGTTCCAGGGGGTTATATTGATCCTGGAGAGACTCCCAGACAGGCTGCAGGGCGTGAACTGCTGGAGGAAACCTCCCAGCAGGCTGAATTGCATTTTGCTGGCATCATGAAATTTCAACTGCAGCCCGATGGTCGCATCGAACATGGAGCGCTTTTTCTGGCAGACATCCAGCAGTTGAAACCCTTTACACCCAACGAAGAGGCATCAAAAATCCACTTCTGGGATCGACTGGAAGACATTGGCGATGTGGACGAGATCGACCAGAAATTGCTTGACTTCTATACACTGTAG
- a CDS encoding ABC transporter substrate-binding protein: MAGAQVKNPGTLIDVAFGDWRTFDPADCYEQSCGEVIQNVLETLYFPEGNNASKFVPLLAEGMPEVSNGGKTYTVKIRKNAKFSNGKDLTAEDVAYSIQRTLLASVDSGPAQLLIEPLLGTTDFIRKGGKVGYDQVAAAVQAKGTDTVVFNLARPFAAFIAVLATPYASIYSKADAVAAGDWSGTEKDWEKFNNPAAGTTAFARKLPLGTGPFVLERYDVNQNVVLKRNDNYWRAPAKLQRVIIQNVEDENTRIRMLEAGDADIASINRPAIPRVEKLPGVKVTESNQLTLVALFMNQKINAAGTNYLGSGKLDGKGIPANFFSDVNVRKGMAASFDYNALIKDVLLGAATQQSTVVVKGLLGYSNTLPKYKFDKNQATRYFKAAWKGELWKNGFVLPVFYNSGNNIRKSALEIIKKNVESLNPKFKVDVREIPFSQLIAQGGNSQMTMWALGWGADYADPHNFAFPFLHSDGNYPTQTGYKNAKIDALIGEAVATADTKKRNELYRQIQTLGFNDTPFIPLYQPTFPFVNRDWVKGRVNNPVYADDYYYPMSK; this comes from the coding sequence GTGGCAGGCGCCCAAGTCAAAAACCCTGGAACCCTCATCGATGTGGCTTTCGGGGACTGGAGAACTTTCGACCCTGCCGACTGCTACGAACAGTCCTGCGGTGAAGTGATCCAGAACGTTCTGGAAACCCTCTACTTCCCCGAAGGGAACAACGCCAGCAAATTCGTGCCCCTCCTTGCCGAGGGCATGCCCGAAGTGAGCAACGGCGGCAAGACCTACACGGTCAAGATCCGCAAGAACGCCAAGTTCTCCAACGGCAAAGACCTGACCGCTGAAGATGTGGCCTACAGCATCCAGCGCACCCTGCTGGCCTCTGTGGACTCCGGTCCTGCCCAGCTGCTGATTGAGCCCCTGCTTGGCACCACCGACTTCATCCGCAAGGGTGGCAAAGTGGGCTACGATCAGGTGGCTGCTGCTGTTCAGGCCAAAGGCACCGACACCGTGGTGTTCAACCTGGCCCGTCCTTTCGCAGCCTTTATTGCTGTGCTCGCCACCCCCTACGCTTCCATCTACAGCAAAGCGGACGCTGTGGCTGCTGGCGACTGGAGCGGCACCGAAAAAGACTGGGAAAAATTCAACAACCCCGCCGCAGGCACCACCGCCTTCGCACGCAAACTGCCCCTCGGCACCGGTCCCTTCGTGCTGGAACGCTACGACGTCAACCAGAACGTGGTCCTCAAGCGCAACGACAACTACTGGCGCGCCCCTGCCAAACTGCAGCGCGTGATCATCCAGAACGTTGAAGATGAAAACACCCGCATCCGCATGCTGGAAGCCGGTGACGCTGACATCGCCAGCATCAACCGTCCTGCCATCCCCCGTGTGGAGAAACTCCCCGGCGTGAAAGTCACCGAATCCAACCAGCTGACCCTGGTCGCCCTGTTCATGAACCAGAAGATCAATGCTGCAGGCACCAACTACCTCGGCAGCGGCAAACTGGACGGCAAGGGCATTCCTGCCAACTTCTTCAGTGACGTCAACGTGCGCAAAGGCATGGCTGCTTCTTTCGATTACAATGCCCTGATCAAAGACGTGCTGCTCGGCGCTGCCACCCAGCAGAGCACCGTGGTGGTCAAAGGCCTGCTGGGCTACAGCAACACCCTGCCCAAGTACAAGTTCGACAAGAACCAGGCCACCCGCTACTTCAAAGCCGCCTGGAAAGGTGAGCTCTGGAAGAACGGCTTCGTGCTGCCCGTGTTCTACAACTCTGGCAACAACATCCGCAAGAGCGCTCTGGAAATCATCAAGAAGAACGTCGAGAGCCTCAACCCCAAATTCAAGGTGGATGTGCGCGAGATTCCCTTCAGCCAGCTGATCGCCCAGGGGGGCAACAGCCAGATGACCATGTGGGCACTGGGCTGGGGTGCAGACTACGCTGACCCCCACAACTTCGCCTTCCCCTTCCTGCACTCTGACGGCAACTACCCCACCCAGACGGGCTACAAGAATGCCAAGATTGATGCCCTGATCGGTGAAGCCGTTGCCACTGCAGACACCAAGAAGCGCAACGAACTGTACCGCCAGATCCAGACCCTGGGTTTCAACGACACCCCGTTCATTCCCCTTTACCAGCCCACCTTCCCCTTCGTGAACCGTGACTGGGTCAAAGGCCGCGTGAACAACCCCGTTTACGCTGACGACTACTACTACCCCATGTCCAAATAA
- a CDS encoding NUDIX domain-containing protein gives MPLTHALVVLKHKGKIMLVFDRYKKKLQFPGGLIEAGETAREAAARELLEETNQTADLLFLGIMHWDLQGTRVLHQTGEVYGALFFAEKEHLDVFLENDEVSACQMVAVPEELGRLDPLIAGVLRAVSDRL, from the coding sequence GTGCCTTTGACCCATGCGCTGGTGGTTTTGAAGCACAAAGGCAAAATCATGCTGGTGTTTGACCGATACAAGAAAAAACTCCAGTTCCCTGGTGGTTTGATTGAGGCTGGAGAAACGGCTCGCGAAGCTGCGGCCCGGGAACTCCTGGAAGAGACCAACCAGACCGCCGACCTGCTTTTCCTGGGCATCATGCACTGGGACCTGCAGGGCACCAGGGTATTGCACCAGACTGGAGAAGTTTATGGTGCATTGTTTTTTGCAGAGAAAGAGCACCTGGATGTTTTTCTGGAAAACGATGAAGTCAGTGCATGCCAGATGGTTGCCGTTCCAGAAGAACTGGGCCGTCTGGACCCCTTGATTGCAGGTGTGTTGCGGGCAGTATCGGACAGACTGTGA
- a CDS encoding glutamine synthetase III family protein: protein MNHDFDVVSAARNWRIEELTQANPNAVVSEFASDVLTTEELRQRLSKPVWKSLQATIERGVALDPAIADTVALAMKTWALEKGASHYTHWFHPLTGSTAEKHDSFVTPTSDGTAIAQFTGKELIQAEPDASSFPSGGLRATFEARGYTAWDPTSPAFILRHANGATLCIPTAFVSWTGEALDLKTPLLRSIEALNKAVLKVLPTLGLKDVTKVSSTLGAEQEYFLIDEEFFYRRADLVMSGRTLFGAKPPRGQELEDHYFGSIPNRVLSYMTDVETQLYALGIPVKTRHNEVAPGQFEIAPIFEHSNIAADHQQLTQQVLKNTARKYGLVCLLHEKPFAGVNGSGKHCNWSMGTDTGLNLLEPGDTPHENLQFLFFCAAVIRAVDLHQDLLRISVSSASNDHRLGANEAPPAIISIFLGDELSDILDRILSGEGGSGKSAGFLGLGTPVLPSLPRHAGDRNRTSPFAFTGNKFEFRAAGSSQSISMPITVLNTIVAESVSDLADVLEGKIAEGLSVDEALLAVVKDVYGAHKRIIFNGNGYSQEWHEEAAKRGLLNLPTAIDAIPHLTDKKNIELFSKFNVLSDREVEARQEIMYDIYFKTVNIEGETTEWIAQTQILPAALCYLGEVSAVQNSKAAQGLAAELSQVTDELYEALNVLREQNAAEGGEAVHEKSHHMRDHVLPAMLGVRKAADKLEKLVSTKHWPLPSYREMLFVK, encoded by the coding sequence CGCTGTGGTCAGCGAGTTTGCCAGTGATGTTCTCACCACTGAAGAACTGCGCCAGCGCCTCAGCAAGCCCGTCTGGAAAAGCCTGCAGGCCACCATCGAGCGTGGTGTGGCCCTCGATCCCGCCATTGCAGACACCGTTGCCCTCGCCATGAAAACCTGGGCCCTGGAAAAAGGTGCCAGCCACTACACCCACTGGTTCCACCCCCTCACCGGCAGCACTGCTGAGAAGCACGACAGCTTCGTGACCCCCACCAGCGATGGCACTGCCATTGCCCAGTTCACCGGCAAAGAGCTGATCCAGGCCGAGCCTGACGCTTCCAGTTTCCCCTCCGGCGGTCTGCGTGCCACCTTCGAGGCCCGTGGCTACACTGCCTGGGACCCCACCTCTCCTGCGTTCATCCTCCGTCACGCCAACGGTGCCACCCTGTGCATCCCCACCGCTTTCGTGTCCTGGACTGGCGAAGCCCTCGACCTGAAAACCCCCCTGCTGCGCTCCATTGAAGCCCTCAACAAGGCTGTGCTGAAAGTGCTGCCCACCCTGGGCCTCAAGGACGTCACCAAAGTCAGCAGCACCCTGGGTGCAGAGCAGGAGTACTTCCTGATCGACGAGGAGTTCTTCTACCGTCGCGCCGACCTGGTGATGAGTGGCCGCACCCTCTTCGGGGCCAAGCCTCCCCGTGGTCAGGAACTGGAAGACCACTACTTTGGCAGCATCCCCAACCGTGTGCTGTCCTACATGACCGATGTGGAAACCCAGCTGTACGCCCTGGGCATCCCGGTCAAGACCCGTCACAACGAAGTGGCCCCCGGCCAGTTTGAAATTGCCCCCATCTTCGAGCACAGCAACATCGCTGCCGACCACCAGCAGCTGACCCAGCAGGTGTTGAAGAACACCGCCCGCAAGTACGGACTGGTCTGCCTGTTGCACGAGAAGCCCTTCGCAGGCGTGAACGGAAGCGGCAAGCACTGCAACTGGTCCATGGGCACCGACACCGGCCTGAACCTGCTCGAGCCCGGTGACACCCCCCACGAGAACCTGCAGTTCCTGTTCTTCTGCGCTGCCGTGATCCGTGCCGTGGACCTGCACCAGGACCTGCTGCGCATCAGTGTCTCCAGCGCCAGCAACGACCACCGTCTGGGTGCCAACGAAGCCCCACCCGCCATCATCTCCATCTTCCTTGGCGATGAACTCTCCGACATCCTCGACCGCATTCTCAGCGGCGAAGGTGGATCAGGCAAGAGCGCTGGGTTCCTGGGCCTCGGCACCCCCGTGCTCCCCAGCCTGCCCCGCCACGCTGGTGACCGCAACCGCACCTCTCCTTTCGCCTTCACGGGCAACAAGTTCGAGTTCCGTGCCGCCGGTTCCAGCCAGAGCATCTCCATGCCCATCACCGTGCTGAACACCATCGTCGCCGAGTCCGTCAGTGACCTTGCCGATGTGCTCGAAGGCAAGATCGCAGAAGGTCTGTCCGTCGACGAAGCCCTGCTGGCCGTGGTGAAAGACGTGTACGGCGCCCACAAGCGCATCATCTTCAACGGCAACGGTTACAGCCAGGAGTGGCACGAAGAAGCCGCCAAACGTGGCCTCCTCAACCTCCCCACCGCCATTGACGCCATTCCCCACCTGACCGACAAGAAGAACATCGAACTCTTCAGCAAGTTCAACGTCCTGTCTGACCGTGAAGTGGAAGCCCGCCAGGAAATCATGTATGACATCTACTTCAAGACCGTCAACATCGAAGGCGAAACCACCGAATGGATTGCCCAGACCCAGATCCTGCCCGCTGCCCTCTGCTACCTCGGTGAGGTCTCTGCAGTCCAGAACAGCAAGGCTGCCCAGGGTCTCGCTGCTGAACTCAGCCAGGTGACCGACGAGCTTTACGAAGCCCTGAACGTCCTGCGCGAGCAGAACGCAGCTGAAGGTGGCGAAGCCGTGCATGAGAAGTCCCACCACATGCGTGACCACGTGTTGCCTGCCATGCTGGGTGTGCGCAAGGCTGCCGACAAGCTGGAGAAACTGGTGAGCACCAAGCACTGGCCCCTCCCCAGCTACCGCGAAATGCTGTTCGTGAAGTAA
- a CDS encoding ABC transporter permease, with product MFTFILRRVLQLPLILFGISLLIFGLTQLLSPDIRAASFAVSEKQASQEFIQSIIQQYRLDDDLFTQYGIWLKSILLEGNLGFSRSDRRPVLESLASYVPATMELAFIAILFIAIFGIGMGILTAVKRNSWIDHTVRVLSIIAYGFPSFVVGIFILTLFYGILDWLKPGRYDTILSLTAGLTKTDGFMLFPLMFQGKWEVVWDLIKHLIMPVLTLTFVISPQLIQVVRGNVIDTLRQDYVRTARAKGLQDRVVVIKHALRNALIPVITVLGSIMIGLLSGSIITETVFDFQGVGLWASKAAQQLDVPSVVGFALFAATAVTVINLLVDLLYGIIDPRIRYE from the coding sequence GTGTTCACATTCATTCTTCGGCGCGTCCTACAGCTGCCGCTGATCCTGTTCGGAATCTCCTTGCTGATCTTCGGACTCACCCAGCTGCTGAGCCCGGACATCCGCGCTGCTTCCTTTGCCGTCAGCGAGAAGCAAGCTTCACAGGAATTCATCCAGTCGATCATCCAGCAGTACCGACTGGACGATGACCTCTTCACCCAATACGGCATCTGGCTGAAAAGCATCCTGCTGGAAGGAAACCTGGGTTTCTCCCGCAGCGACAGGCGTCCAGTGCTGGAATCCCTGGCGAGTTACGTTCCAGCCACCATGGAACTTGCTTTCATCGCCATCCTGTTCATTGCCATCTTTGGAATTGGGATGGGCATCCTGACCGCCGTCAAACGCAACAGCTGGATTGACCACACCGTGCGGGTGCTGTCCATCATTGCCTACGGCTTTCCCAGCTTCGTGGTCGGGATCTTCATCCTGACCCTGTTCTACGGCATCCTGGACTGGCTCAAACCCGGAAGGTATGACACCATCCTCAGCCTCACTGCGGGCCTCACCAAGACCGATGGCTTCATGCTCTTCCCCCTGATGTTCCAGGGCAAATGGGAAGTGGTGTGGGACCTGATCAAACACCTGATCATGCCTGTTCTGACCCTCACCTTTGTGATTTCCCCGCAGCTCATTCAGGTGGTGCGTGGCAATGTGATCGACACCCTGCGTCAGGATTACGTGCGCACTGCGCGTGCCAAGGGTTTGCAGGACCGTGTGGTGGTCATCAAGCACGCCCTGAGAAACGCCCTGATCCCGGTGATCACCGTGCTGGGCAGCATCATGATCGGTCTTCTGAGCGGCTCCATCATCACCGAAACGGTGTTTGACTTCCAGGGTGTAGGGCTTTGGGCTTCCAAGGCCGCCCAGCAGCTTGATGTGCCCTCTGTGGTGGGCTTTGCCCTGTTCGCTGCCACTGCAGTGACTGTGATCAACCTGCTCGTGGACCTGCTTTACGGCATCATTGACCCAAGGATTCGCTACGAATGA
- a CDS encoding ABC transporter permease codes for MNIWKKLRKNPLGIIGLILIVAFAIVAILAPVIAPIPDDMRNLARTFTIPNSMLREGFSSQPTPPSDAHMFGLAAGGYDIFWGLIWGTRAAFMVGIVVTLLTALVGMTVGTLAGYFGGWIDNIFMRFTDIIFAFPNIVLLMILVIVLRGGLPVIMLALILVGWAQYARVVRGDVLKVKRLEFVDAARSLGNTDSRVIIKHALPNSLNSLLALVSLDIGATVVSFAALSFIGVGVPEGFPDWGYLINISRPYFGQIEYWYTYIYPASFILLFVLGWTLLGEAIREAIDPRSR; via the coding sequence ATGAACATCTGGAAGAAACTCCGCAAAAACCCTCTGGGCATCATCGGTCTGATCCTGATCGTGGCGTTCGCCATTGTGGCGATTCTGGCCCCGGTGATTGCCCCCATCCCTGACGACATGCGCAACCTGGCACGCACATTCACCATCCCCAACTCGATGCTGCGTGAAGGTTTCTCCTCACAACCCACCCCCCCTTCGGATGCCCACATGTTCGGGCTCGCTGCAGGGGGATACGACATCTTCTGGGGCCTGATCTGGGGCACCCGTGCTGCCTTCATGGTGGGCATTGTGGTGACCCTGCTCACCGCCCTGGTGGGCATGACGGTGGGCACCCTGGCTGGATACTTTGGCGGATGGATCGACAACATCTTCATGCGCTTCACCGACATCATCTTCGCCTTCCCCAACATCGTGCTCCTGATGATTCTGGTGATCGTGCTGCGAGGCGGCCTCCCTGTGATCATGCTGGCCCTTATCCTGGTCGGCTGGGCACAGTACGCCCGTGTGGTCCGTGGGGACGTCCTGAAAGTCAAACGGCTGGAATTTGTGGATGCTGCCCGCTCGCTGGGCAACACCGACAGCCGGGTGATCATCAAGCACGCCCTCCCCAACAGCCTGAACTCCCTGCTGGCCCTGGTCAGCCTGGACATTGGGGCCACAGTGGTGTCCTTTGCTGCCCTGTCCTTCATCGGTGTGGGCGTTCCAGAAGGCTTCCCGGACTGGGGCTACCTGATCAACATCTCCAGACCCTACTTCGGGCAAATCGAGTACTGGTACACCTACATCTATCCGGCCAGCTTCATCCTGCTGTTCGTGCTGGGCTGGACCCTGCTGGGTGAAGCCATCCGTGAGGCCATTGACCCACGCAGCCGTTGA